From the genome of Papaver somniferum cultivar HN1 chromosome 2, ASM357369v1, whole genome shotgun sequence, one region includes:
- the LOC113353139 gene encoding uncharacterized protein LOC113353139 encodes MALRISLISPKFNRKPSNIQTERSLLPPPNPMNRRSTFQVSCSKKKTSDAEIAIDLATEIARINIPAIQRKEAMNKSKELLFGEFCQYLSQKPEEVEQKWRDMDETEKMGLVKGFVSEWSLSFHPLSSRSVKDMLEEHLKKEVENPSVSLSSSPSLMFPSLKKILGMTQNGM; translated from the coding sequence ATGGCGTTAAGGATTTCACTAATTTCCCCCAAATTCAATAGAAAACCCTCAAATATCCAAACCGAACGATCCCTCTTACCACCACCAAACCCTATGAACAGAAGAAGCACATTCCAAGTTTCTTGCAGCAAGAAAAAAACCAGTGATGCAGAGATTGCAATTGATTTAGCAACAGAGATTGCAAGAATAAATATCCCTGCAATACAGAGAAAAGAAGCCATGAATAAAAGCAAGGAGCTTTTATTTGGAGAGTTTTGTCAGTACCTAAGTCAGAAACCAGAAGAAGTGGAACAGAAATGGAGAGATATGGATGAAACAGAGAAGATGGGTTTAGTGAAAGGGTTTGTTTCTGAATGGAGTTTATCATTTCATCCTTTATCTTCAAGGTCTGTTAAAGACATGCTGGAAGAACACTTGAAAAAAGAAGTAGAAAACCCTTCTGTTAGtttatcttcttctccttctctaatGTTTCCTAGTTTGAAGAAAATTCTGGGCATGACCCAAAACGGTATGTAG